In Microvenator marinus, one genomic interval encodes:
- the nuoK gene encoding NADH-quinone oxidoreductase subunit NuoK produces the protein MEITLTHYLLVGAITFCIGVYGVLVKRNAITLFMCVELMLNSVNLTFIAFSKYRVDLDGHVFAFFIMAVAAAEAAVGLALILHIFRHYRSLDVDRASELRL, from the coding sequence ATGGAAATCACGCTCACCCATTATCTGCTCGTTGGCGCCATCACATTTTGCATCGGCGTTTACGGCGTTCTGGTCAAACGAAACGCCATCACACTCTTCATGTGTGTGGAGTTGATGTTGAACTCGGTAAACCTGACGTTTATCGCGTTTTCTAAGTACCGCGTTGACCTTGATGGCCACGTTTTTGCGTTCTTTATTATGGCCGTCGCCGCGGCTGAAGCTGCGGTGGGACTTGCCCTTATTCTTCATATTTTCCGTCATTATCGAAGCCTGGACGTTGACCGCGCAAGCGAACTCCGACTTTGA
- a CDS encoding NADH-quinone oxidoreductase subunit N gives MLSLLTQMSTLAVLTPPAASEYVAIIPGAIVALTALVVILLDVFHRQETSRDYIGYFSAIGLGVALLSCWALWDTSHSTPVFFGMLYADRFGLFFAGLACLAGILSMIAAPRYLAANSMDRGEYYMLTLFGVLGMVFMANSADLLSMFIALEVMSIPIYCLAAFLRKDGRSAEAGLKYFILGAFSTGLMLYGIAIIYGLTGATNLEMIAEGIATIMASPEAAASSDRLLTFGILLVVSGLAFKLASFPFHIWTPDVYTGSPSTAVGFMATGVKAAAIAALLRVLIVALYADEVRGGFFGLGWMDLLFAMAAGSVILGNLVAIAQTNVKRMLAYSSIAHAGYILVGIVAANSRSAFFLYNDAVLFYILTYTVGTLGAFGALAYLTRNGKSAETYEDLSGVGFKYPIVGLVLTICMLSSAGIPPTAGFLGKLYVFRAAVSAGAQTGEMAFIGLAILAILTSVAGVYYYLKVIVHLYMKPLNPRVEALEHRGALLSLGVAAFLSLYLGILPDGAIKMAREAIVDMKGAPAQIQPHIEAGKLKLSQEYPEPPQKISRTDN, from the coding sequence ATGTTGAGCCTACTCACACAAATGAGCACCCTGGCCGTTTTGACGCCCCCAGCCGCATCTGAATATGTGGCCATCATTCCGGGCGCGATCGTGGCGCTGACCGCACTTGTGGTCATCCTTCTTGACGTTTTCCACCGACAAGAGACGTCTCGCGATTATATCGGCTACTTCAGTGCCATCGGCCTCGGAGTCGCCCTGCTTTCATGCTGGGCGCTTTGGGATACGAGCCACTCTACTCCTGTCTTTTTCGGCATGCTCTACGCAGACCGATTTGGCCTTTTCTTTGCGGGACTCGCGTGTCTGGCCGGCATTCTGTCTATGATTGCTGCACCTCGCTATCTTGCAGCGAACAGCATGGACCGTGGCGAATACTACATGCTCACCCTCTTCGGGGTCTTGGGCATGGTCTTTATGGCCAATAGTGCCGATTTGTTGAGCATGTTCATCGCACTGGAAGTCATGTCGATTCCAATCTACTGCCTCGCTGCCTTCCTGAGGAAGGACGGGCGCAGTGCAGAAGCCGGACTTAAGTACTTCATCCTAGGTGCCTTCTCCACAGGCTTGATGCTCTACGGGATCGCGATCATCTACGGCCTGACTGGAGCGACGAACCTCGAAATGATCGCTGAGGGTATTGCCACCATTATGGCTTCTCCCGAGGCCGCAGCCTCCTCCGACCGACTTCTAACGTTTGGTATCTTGCTCGTCGTGTCAGGTTTGGCGTTCAAACTTGCGTCGTTCCCGTTCCATATTTGGACCCCAGATGTGTACACCGGAAGCCCATCAACGGCAGTTGGATTCATGGCAACGGGCGTCAAGGCAGCAGCCATCGCTGCGCTCCTGCGCGTACTCATCGTAGCTCTCTACGCCGACGAAGTTCGAGGCGGATTCTTCGGCCTAGGCTGGATGGACCTCTTGTTCGCCATGGCAGCCGGATCCGTCATTCTGGGGAACCTGGTTGCGATCGCGCAAACCAACGTCAAGCGCATGTTGGCCTACTCCTCGATTGCACACGCTGGCTACATTCTCGTAGGAATTGTTGCGGCCAATAGCCGTTCAGCATTCTTCCTCTACAATGATGCAGTGCTCTTCTACATTTTGACCTACACGGTCGGTACTCTTGGAGCCTTTGGCGCCCTCGCCTACCTGACTCGAAACGGCAAAAGTGCTGAGACTTACGAAGACCTTTCCGGCGTTGGGTTCAAGTACCCTATCGTTGGACTAGTTCTAACGATTTGCATGCTTTCGAGTGCGGGCATCCCCCCAACGGCTGGATTCCTCGGAAAATTGTACGTCTTCCGTGCCGCTGTGAGTGCGGGCGCACAAACAGGGGAGATGGCGTTCATTGGCCTCGCGATCCTCGCGATTCTGACGAGTGTTGCTGGTGTCTATTACTACCTCAAAGTCATCGTGCACCTCTACATGAAGCCGCTGAACCCACGTGTGGAAGCACTGGAGCACCGAGGTGCCCTTCTCAGCCTCGGGGTAGCAGCGTTCTTGTCGCTCTATCTCGGCATCCTTCCCGACGGCGCTATCAAGATGGCACGTGAAGCGATTGTGGACATGAAAGGCGCACCTGCCCAAATCCAACCTCATATCGAGGCAGGAAAGCTCAAGCTCTCTCAGGAATACCCTGAGCCCCCCCAGAAGATTTCACGTACAGATAACTAG
- the nuoL gene encoding NADH-quinone oxidoreductase subunit L: MDAIFTNDFYYLGLIVLFPLIGALINGLFGSKLPSKLVDFVACGAMLLAFMTSILSVLIFSRSQEPMLTYTAYQWIYTGSFNADIAFLLDPLSSVMILIITGVGFLIHLYSTSYMSEDPGKWKYFTYLNLFVFAMLLLVLGKNLLVTFIGWEGVGACSYLLIGFWYSDDEKAAAGQKAFIVNRVGDFAFILGIILLYTETGTFDYVELHQMATNAATAAKLAPIALPVVLLIFVGCTGKSAQIPLYTWLPDAMAGPTPVSALIHAATMVTSGVFLLSRLNGLVTLTFEAMWVIAIIGALTAFFAATIALVQNDIKKVLAYSTVSQLGYMFLAIGVGSFTGAVFHLMTHAFFKALLFLGSGSVIHAMGGEQDIRKMGGLKKWMPVTSKTFLIGCIAIAGVPFFSGFFSKDLILWNAWSNTHVFQIQGAFEGLPTIESLTNTVLPAVESQAMLEVATPTFIIHHLVFVLGLLTALMTAFYMFRLYFLTFEGECRADEDTKAHLHESPVAITIPLSVLAVLSVVGGWTGWPHVVSYWFKDNQKVADGMLAFEHWLAPVFETSMTYRIVNRFGEHYKPYEWASMGFGTTAAILGISLAFIFYIKRPDLPGRIVESVGALYKVLEDKYKIDEIYDIAFVNRTVDAGKVSYGFDRNILDGVLVNGVGFFANAFGQILRYLQGGDVQKYATYIVLAIVMAFFALT, from the coding sequence ATGGATGCTATTTTTACCAACGACTTCTACTACCTCGGGCTAATCGTCCTCTTTCCTTTGATCGGGGCACTGATCAACGGATTGTTTGGCTCGAAGTTGCCTTCCAAGCTCGTGGATTTCGTGGCGTGTGGAGCCATGCTCTTGGCCTTCATGACGTCCATCCTAAGCGTCTTGATCTTCTCGCGAAGTCAAGAGCCCATGCTGACGTACACGGCCTACCAATGGATCTACACCGGGTCGTTCAACGCGGATATCGCGTTTCTCTTAGACCCTCTCTCGAGCGTGATGATTCTGATCATTACCGGCGTGGGATTCCTGATCCACCTCTACTCGACGAGCTACATGTCGGAAGATCCTGGTAAGTGGAAGTACTTCACCTACCTGAACCTCTTCGTCTTCGCGATGCTCCTGCTTGTGCTGGGCAAAAACCTCCTCGTGACCTTCATCGGTTGGGAAGGCGTGGGCGCATGTTCCTATCTCTTGATCGGCTTTTGGTACTCCGACGATGAAAAAGCAGCAGCGGGTCAGAAGGCCTTCATCGTCAATCGCGTCGGCGATTTTGCATTCATTCTCGGAATCATCCTTCTCTACACAGAGACCGGAACATTCGATTATGTCGAACTCCACCAAATGGCTACCAATGCAGCCACGGCAGCTAAGCTCGCTCCGATTGCCCTGCCGGTCGTCCTTCTCATCTTTGTGGGATGTACCGGTAAGAGTGCTCAGATTCCTCTCTACACTTGGCTTCCGGACGCGATGGCTGGCCCGACCCCAGTTTCTGCACTTATTCACGCAGCCACCATGGTGACATCTGGCGTGTTCTTGCTGAGCCGCCTCAACGGCCTCGTGACGCTGACTTTTGAAGCTATGTGGGTCATCGCCATCATCGGAGCGCTCACTGCGTTCTTTGCGGCCACCATTGCCCTCGTTCAAAACGATATCAAGAAAGTGCTCGCCTACTCCACGGTTTCCCAGTTGGGGTACATGTTCCTGGCAATTGGTGTGGGCTCCTTTACTGGCGCTGTCTTCCACCTCATGACACACGCGTTCTTCAAAGCACTGCTCTTCCTCGGATCCGGCTCGGTGATTCACGCCATGGGCGGCGAGCAAGATATCCGCAAAATGGGCGGACTTAAGAAGTGGATGCCTGTCACAAGCAAGACCTTCCTGATCGGCTGTATAGCAATCGCGGGTGTGCCTTTCTTCTCGGGCTTCTTCTCAAAAGACCTTATCCTCTGGAACGCCTGGAGCAACACCCATGTGTTCCAAATCCAAGGTGCGTTTGAGGGACTACCGACCATCGAGTCGTTGACCAACACGGTACTGCCAGCTGTTGAATCCCAGGCGATGCTAGAGGTCGCAACCCCAACCTTCATCATTCATCACCTGGTCTTCGTGCTCGGATTGCTCACGGCACTCATGACGGCATTCTACATGTTCCGCCTCTACTTCCTGACGTTCGAAGGAGAGTGCCGCGCCGATGAAGACACGAAAGCACACCTTCATGAGTCACCTGTCGCCATCACCATTCCACTTTCCGTGCTCGCTGTGCTCTCGGTCGTTGGCGGATGGACGGGTTGGCCTCACGTGGTGAGCTACTGGTTCAAAGATAATCAGAAGGTCGCTGATGGAATGCTTGCCTTTGAACATTGGCTCGCGCCAGTTTTCGAAACCTCGATGACCTACCGAATCGTCAACCGATTTGGTGAGCACTACAAGCCGTACGAGTGGGCCTCCATGGGCTTTGGAACCACAGCTGCCATCCTTGGAATCTCATTGGCCTTCATTTTCTACATCAAGCGCCCAGACCTTCCAGGACGGATTGTGGAGAGCGTAGGTGCCCTCTACAAGGTGCTCGAAGACAAGTACAAGATTGACGAAATCTACGACATTGCCTTCGTTAACCGCACCGTTGATGCGGGAAAAGTCTCGTATGGCTTTGACCGAAACATCCTCGACGGAGTTCTTGTCAATGGCGTCGGATTCTTTGCGAACGCATTCGGGCAAATCCTGAGGTATCTGCAAGGCGGTGACGTGCAAAAGTACGCTACCTATATCGTGCTCGCCATTGTGATGGCGTTCTTTGCGCTGACTTAG
- a CDS encoding serine/threonine protein kinase — protein MKFPFLLDDRYQVERVFADSGGMGIIYFARDTRCADNPVLVKTTRYDSGPRARNLRYTLQEGVDFITKTRKILEWERKVLVRFRNEGIPNIPSANHWVLAKSTTLDASYEGRVGAWSVPEEVLNTEPYLVMEMISGAPLESRMVQPDFRANLEENLLTLSREILTILIRMHRPTQIGSSKGIFLYQDLKPANVIVSGDDYFSLIDFGATTLKLGEKTTEPTAGCITPGYSAPEAGNGREAYIDERFDIYTLGATLWHAITLEDPRMKGEFPVLDPDICLKHGCSVNFAAILRRALARRPDDRYASAAAMRKDVMEELRRLRA, from the coding sequence GTGAAGTTTCCATTCCTGCTCGACGACCGATATCAGGTCGAACGTGTTTTCGCGGATAGTGGTGGTATGGGGATTATCTATTTCGCACGAGATACTCGTTGCGCCGATAATCCTGTTTTGGTCAAAACCACCCGCTACGACTCAGGCCCACGGGCCCGAAATCTGCGCTACACCCTTCAGGAAGGGGTGGACTTCATTACTAAGACCCGAAAGATTCTGGAATGGGAGAGGAAGGTCCTTGTACGCTTTCGCAATGAAGGCATTCCGAACATTCCCAGCGCGAATCATTGGGTCTTGGCCAAGTCTACAACCCTAGATGCCTCGTACGAGGGTCGTGTAGGGGCCTGGAGCGTTCCAGAAGAGGTTTTGAACACAGAACCCTACCTTGTGATGGAAATGATATCTGGGGCGCCGCTAGAGAGTCGTATGGTGCAGCCTGATTTCCGAGCGAACTTGGAAGAGAACCTTCTAACCCTGTCTCGCGAAATCCTGACTATTTTGATTCGGATGCACCGCCCAACCCAAATTGGCTCGAGCAAAGGCATCTTCCTTTATCAGGACCTCAAACCCGCGAACGTGATTGTGAGCGGGGACGACTACTTCTCGTTGATTGATTTTGGGGCCACCACCCTAAAGCTCGGCGAAAAGACGACCGAGCCTACAGCCGGATGCATCACGCCTGGATACTCGGCACCGGAAGCTGGAAACGGACGGGAAGCGTATATCGATGAGAGATTCGATATCTACACGCTGGGAGCCACACTCTGGCATGCTATTACCCTGGAAGACCCCCGGATGAAGGGCGAATTCCCGGTCTTGGACCCCGACATTTGCTTGAAGCACGGTTGCTCGGTTAATTTTGCCGCCATCTTGAGAAGAGCTCTCGCACGTCGCCCAGATGACCGTTACGCGAGCGCCGCAGCAATGCGCAAAGATGTGATGGAAGAGCTCAGGCGCCTAAGAGCCTAG
- a CDS encoding vWA domain-containing protein, whose translation MAEEILLDYELDRPNVSVSQSETDLKILLRVNASNALRATETPATLNTNMALVLDVSSSMKTRELDALKEAARHAVQGLSPGDYITVVAFQSVAYDIVTPTLIVDESTIVDVMKKIDVIDQFQGGGTDMEYALEKAAGHLSVVPEHDQVKKIVIFTDGMVTGIPENCLKTAREISERGIVIDALGFGTEFDYKFMQRLVSYSNGVTELVERPEEISLVLERRVQSATSAVATNVRLELHFTPQIRANRGYRYSPEIAYLGKMRLPGDTRSISIPIGSLEKDKEYAYLITVAIPSRPAGKVRVVKADLYYDVPALGVKGGSSTQSVIVNYTDDPQAVAQISGAVERAFDEVEIGRLVEELDASMKKNEHQNAAMLFDILAERYRELGDTDMSEHYDSLKSKYARDGQLSQEEMNYTRHKSTQKRESGVQLVDASSLI comes from the coding sequence ATGGCTGAAGAAATCTTGCTCGATTATGAACTCGACCGACCCAATGTCTCGGTAAGTCAGTCCGAAACAGACCTTAAGATTCTTTTGCGGGTAAATGCCTCGAACGCACTTCGCGCGACGGAAACCCCTGCAACACTCAACACCAATATGGCGCTCGTGCTCGACGTTTCTTCTTCGATGAAAACGCGGGAACTCGACGCCCTAAAAGAGGCCGCGCGCCACGCAGTGCAGGGGCTTAGCCCGGGCGATTACATCACCGTGGTGGCCTTCCAGTCTGTGGCTTACGATATTGTGACACCCACGCTGATCGTGGATGAGTCGACGATCGTCGACGTCATGAAGAAGATCGACGTCATCGACCAGTTCCAGGGCGGTGGGACCGATATGGAATACGCCCTGGAGAAGGCGGCGGGGCACCTCTCGGTTGTGCCGGAGCACGACCAGGTCAAGAAGATTGTGATCTTCACAGACGGTATGGTCACTGGCATCCCCGAGAATTGTCTGAAGACGGCGCGAGAGATTTCGGAGCGCGGTATTGTCATCGATGCGCTCGGCTTCGGGACTGAGTTTGACTACAAGTTTATGCAGCGTTTGGTCTCGTATTCGAACGGTGTGACAGAGTTGGTTGAGCGTCCTGAGGAGATTTCGCTGGTGCTTGAGCGGCGCGTTCAGAGCGCTACGTCTGCGGTGGCTACTAACGTTCGGCTGGAGCTCCATTTTACGCCGCAAATTCGTGCGAATCGGGGGTATCGCTATTCGCCTGAGATCGCGTACCTGGGAAAAATGCGACTTCCAGGAGATACTAGAAGCATCTCGATTCCCATCGGTTCTTTGGAGAAAGACAAGGAGTACGCGTATCTGATTACGGTGGCAATTCCTTCGAGGCCAGCGGGTAAAGTTCGCGTGGTCAAAGCGGACCTCTATTACGATGTCCCAGCGCTTGGTGTGAAGGGTGGTAGCAGTACGCAGTCGGTGATTGTCAACTATACAGATGATCCGCAAGCGGTCGCGCAGATTAGTGGCGCTGTTGAGCGGGCATTTGATGAAGTTGAGATTGGCCGACTGGTCGAAGAGCTCGACGCCTCGATGAAGAAAAACGAACACCAGAATGCGGCGATGCTCTTTGATATCCTAGCGGAGCGCTATCGTGAGCTGGGCGACACGGACATGTCAGAACACTACGATTCTCTCAAGTCGAAGTACGCCCGCGACGGCCAGCTTTCTCAAGAAGAGATGAACTATACGCGCCATAAATCTACCCAGAAGCGTGAAAGTGGGGTTCAGCTCGTGGACGCTTCGAGCTTGATTTAG
- a CDS encoding complex I subunit 4 family protein, which produces MITLPLIATPLSATGSIPWLTLVTFAPLLAAIALMFVPKQQVSILRNGAFIATLGIFALSLPILFKFQTDFPVAQGAFTFQMIEGPIEWIPSLGISYALGVDGFSLWLILLTTFIMPIAVWSTFSAVDKNVKEYMICLLLLETGMLGALVALDVFLFYVFWEMMLIPMYLIIGVWGGEDRINAAVKFFIYTMVGSLLMLIAILYIYFQTDIGGGQHSFLLTDMLSVQVSYKEQMVLFAAFFLAFAIKVPLFPFHTWLPLAHVQAPTAGSVILAAVLLKMGTYGMLRYAFPMFPDALKTFAPYIAILAVIGIVYGALVSLVQDDVKKLVAYSSVSHLGFCVLGLVAMTPQGLQGGMFIMLAHGIATGGLFLCVGILYERRHTKKIKDFGGVAAKMPIFATLFMIIVFASVGLPGLNGFVGEFLAIIGTSQSKFLWFDAAHVYTIVEGPNGVNIWDNMDATYWPMPDNQMAGGEMTAYMFAGIAASGVIFAAGYLLWMFRRVMFGPLTNPENEKLHDLNTREILYLVPIVLMAIWMGVFPKYFLRPMEPSVHQFLQHMERNVSVKGTVVVETVNPSWMAKPEQD; this is translated from the coding sequence ATGATTACTTTACCGCTCATTGCGACCCCACTCTCGGCAACCGGGTCTATCCCTTGGTTGACCTTGGTGACGTTTGCGCCGCTGCTGGCTGCAATCGCACTGATGTTTGTTCCAAAACAGCAGGTCAGCATCCTCAGGAATGGCGCGTTCATCGCGACCCTCGGGATATTCGCACTCAGCTTGCCGATTCTCTTTAAATTTCAAACGGACTTTCCGGTTGCACAAGGTGCATTCACCTTCCAAATGATCGAAGGTCCGATTGAGTGGATTCCGTCTCTTGGCATCTCTTATGCCCTCGGGGTTGATGGCTTTAGCCTCTGGCTGATTCTGCTCACGACCTTCATCATGCCGATTGCCGTTTGGTCCACATTCAGCGCGGTCGACAAGAACGTCAAAGAGTACATGATTTGCTTGCTGCTCCTTGAGACCGGCATGCTTGGTGCCCTCGTCGCCCTCGATGTCTTCCTGTTCTACGTATTCTGGGAAATGATGCTCATCCCGATGTATCTCATCATCGGTGTTTGGGGGGGCGAAGACCGCATCAACGCCGCCGTGAAGTTCTTCATCTACACGATGGTTGGCAGCCTTTTGATGCTCATCGCTATCCTCTACATCTACTTCCAAACCGATATCGGCGGTGGGCAGCACAGCTTCCTGCTGACCGACATGCTCAGCGTGCAGGTTAGTTACAAAGAACAAATGGTCCTCTTTGCGGCCTTCTTCCTGGCTTTCGCCATCAAGGTACCTCTATTCCCGTTCCACACATGGCTTCCGCTGGCACACGTTCAAGCTCCAACCGCAGGCTCAGTGATTCTGGCGGCGGTGCTCTTGAAGATGGGAACGTACGGCATGCTTCGCTATGCATTCCCGATGTTCCCTGATGCGCTGAAGACATTTGCGCCTTACATCGCAATCCTTGCGGTGATTGGTATTGTCTACGGAGCCCTCGTGTCCTTGGTTCAGGACGACGTTAAGAAGCTCGTGGCCTACAGCTCCGTGAGCCACCTTGGCTTCTGCGTGCTCGGCCTGGTTGCGATGACGCCACAGGGGCTGCAAGGCGGCATGTTCATCATGCTTGCCCACGGTATTGCTACCGGCGGACTCTTCCTCTGTGTTGGCATTCTCTATGAGCGACGGCACACCAAGAAGATCAAAGACTTTGGTGGCGTCGCGGCAAAAATGCCAATCTTTGCGACCCTCTTCATGATTATAGTCTTCGCGTCGGTTGGACTTCCAGGTCTCAACGGCTTCGTCGGTGAGTTCCTTGCTATCATTGGCACGTCGCAGAGCAAGTTCCTCTGGTTCGATGCGGCTCATGTCTACACCATCGTTGAAGGTCCAAACGGCGTAAACATCTGGGACAACATGGATGCCACATACTGGCCAATGCCGGATAACCAGATGGCTGGCGGCGAGATGACGGCTTACATGTTTGCGGGCATTGCTGCTTCAGGTGTCATCTTTGCGGCGGGATATCTCCTTTGGATGTTCCGACGCGTGATGTTCGGGCCTCTGACAAACCCCGAGAACGAGAAGCTCCACGACTTGAACACCCGTGAGATTCTTTACCTCGTCCCAATCGTCTTGATGGCAATTTGGATGGGCGTTTTCCCAAAATACTTCCTGCGTCCAATGGAGCCCTCGGTCCATCAGTTCCTCCAACACATGGAACGTAATGTTTCGGTGAAAGGAACCGTCGTAGTCGAGACCGTCAATCCCTCTTGGATGGCAAAGCCAGAACAAGATTAA
- a CDS encoding FHA domain-containing protein: MSDFVLCPVCETENALDATHCEVCGERLVAAAEGEEVAPEESVSSMISEEATSADTEFVAEEVEEGGFGLMGGSDILYSPLTGEAYHPGSPEFEEGFGPMGEELVPTPPESLPEADLSAPEESEATGSGFDHEYADDFATDNDEGTGAASESESDVPLVSRASAAFQAAFPIKEKAKPSLEPLPVPGTSSATLTLYVNKAPVHTYSIDTDETLIGRRDPRADAFPEFDLSEWDADAHVSRKHAYLYRQNKNYTLYVVSNSGTQVNSDLLNLGDRRALKSGDVIILAGRFAMKFEIPDA; this comes from the coding sequence ATGTCTGATTTTGTCCTTTGTCCTGTTTGTGAAACTGAAAATGCACTTGACGCCACCCATTGCGAAGTCTGTGGCGAGCGGTTGGTAGCCGCGGCCGAAGGTGAAGAGGTCGCTCCCGAAGAGAGTGTCTCTTCAATGATTTCGGAAGAGGCCACGAGTGCCGATACTGAGTTTGTTGCGGAGGAGGTTGAAGAGGGCGGCTTTGGATTAATGGGCGGTTCAGATATTCTCTACTCACCCCTGACGGGCGAGGCCTACCATCCTGGTTCTCCGGAATTTGAAGAAGGGTTTGGTCCGATGGGAGAGGAGTTGGTACCCACGCCACCCGAATCGCTTCCTGAGGCGGATTTAAGCGCACCGGAAGAAAGTGAGGCGACTGGCTCTGGCTTTGACCACGAGTACGCTGATGACTTTGCGACAGACAACGACGAAGGAACTGGGGCGGCGAGTGAGTCGGAATCGGATGTTCCTCTTGTTTCTAGGGCTTCCGCAGCGTTCCAAGCAGCGTTTCCTATCAAGGAAAAGGCGAAGCCTTCGCTTGAGCCACTGCCTGTTCCGGGGACGTCTTCGGCAACGTTGACACTTTACGTCAACAAAGCCCCCGTTCACACGTACTCCATCGATACCGATGAAACCCTGATTGGGCGACGAGACCCGCGGGCAGATGCTTTTCCTGAGTTTGATTTGAGCGAGTGGGATGCGGACGCGCATGTGTCACGCAAGCACGCTTATCTTTACCGACAGAATAAGAATTACACGCTTTATGTCGTTTCCAACTCAGGGACTCAGGTCAACTCGGACCTCTTGAACCTTGGCGATAGACGCGCTCTTAAATCTGGCGATGTCATCATCCTCGCCGGTCGCTTCGCGATGAAGTTCGAAATCCCTGACGCTTGA
- a CDS encoding NADH-quinone oxidoreductase subunit J family protein, which yields MVIWETIFFWLFSLGAVVASALVIWLRTPLYSAIALILDFFFFAGLYVLLSAHFMAIIQVLVYGGAIMVLFMFIIMLLNLREETSSIEFRVHHGLAALVSLSIFAFMATGIMALSDQAGIKEVRANMGDATQIATPSRIPGLYADLNEEGLQSKFDAKIQSFADGSATPADGKYRPFPGAKFDIPPMMKGGEVNGRPVESADFGTVEPMSLLLVNRFVVPFELTALLLLGAIIGAVIIAKKRL from the coding sequence ATGGTTATTTGGGAAACCATATTTTTCTGGTTATTTTCACTCGGTGCCGTGGTCGCGAGTGCGCTCGTCATTTGGTTACGAACGCCACTCTATAGCGCCATCGCTCTGATCTTGGACTTCTTCTTTTTTGCCGGACTATACGTGCTCCTCTCGGCGCACTTCATGGCAATCATCCAAGTCCTGGTCTACGGCGGTGCGATCATGGTTCTCTTCATGTTCATCATCATGTTGTTGAACCTGCGTGAAGAAACCTCTTCGATCGAATTCCGAGTCCATCACGGTCTAGCCGCGCTCGTTAGCCTCTCGATCTTCGCGTTCATGGCGACAGGCATCATGGCCTTGAGTGACCAAGCTGGAATCAAAGAAGTTCGCGCAAATATGGGTGATGCCACTCAAATTGCGACGCCTTCACGCATTCCCGGGCTCTACGCTGACTTGAACGAGGAAGGTCTCCAATCGAAATTCGATGCCAAGATTCAGTCGTTCGCCGACGGAAGTGCGACCCCAGCCGACGGAAAGTATCGACCATTCCCCGGCGCAAAGTTTGATATCCCACCTATGATGAAAGGTGGAGAAGTCAACGGGCGCCCGGTGGAGTCAGCTGATTTCGGAACCGTTGAGCCGATGAGCCTTCTGCTCGTGAATCGTTTTGTCGTCCCATTCGAGCTCACCGCTCTTCTCCTTTTGGGCGCCATCATTGGTGCAGTCATCATCGCCAAGAAGCGTCTCTGA